A part of Desulfovibrio legallii genomic DNA contains:
- a CDS encoding PEP/pyruvate-binding domain-containing protein, whose product MAKCPAAKPAQPKPKTATSESIQKKLVLIGADIVQLGPEAELLVGGKNYNTALISQIEGIQAPHFRAVSSLAFHRVLDETKVNGRVVRNVVDREYGRIDWNDPEINQDPDFLQKFVRQLGKQIHQAAEAEGEQSHTKLRTFINNVVEGFATSPEGIDQLRKRSVMVQAAILSVTLPAEVDEAVRGAYRAICKENEDDMTPVAVRSSAAGEDSRKKAFAGLQDTYLNMVGEDKVVEAYHWDCSSAYNLRSMTYRREAILDALAKAEETGDESIAAAAKEEWAIEHTSLSVCMMQMINPVISGTAFSADTATGCRGTDRKDLVSIDASYGLGEAVVGGKVTPDKLYVFQRDDGGEVVIRQMGCKDMRIVYDERGGTREEKISELEALRWALSLSQAERVAEGVRAVSKAYGGIIMDTEFCIDAKDRLWFVQARPETRWNEDLELHPSTIFMRRREVDAKAAAEAEVLVEGNGASRGAGQGTVRFLRSALELNKIAKGDVLAAERTDPDMVPGMRVASAIMADVGGDTSHAAITSRELGIPAVIGIQRLDVLRALDGVEVTVDGTRGRVFRGLLPLHQVGGEMDVAKLPLTKTKVGLVLADVGQALFLSRLRNFPQFEVGLLRAEFMLGNIGVHPQALEAFDKGELEGVVQTKLKELENRLSKVLREQMANGLIVFNFNLREYVGEVTGLAAEVDALADADKSLSAEEVLLQHRKMRELDHKIDQHMELASRRIEVLKTSPELAEHVRIIMGYDDELALSNPADPEGAKRAAEIEAAVEAHVRRIENLPAVVRLRDNIQHLREEVGLRTGLKKEMDDVRNLPEKIRSLIKSRGFRTGKEHYVQTLAQNLALFAMAFYGKPITYRTTDFKSNEYRNLLGGNLFEHVEDNPMLGYRGVSRNIHDWEIEAFKLARGVYGGNNLRLMLPFVRTLEEARSMRSYLEQVHKLKSGQDGLKIILMSELPSNAILAKQFISEFDGFSIGSNDMTQMVLATDRDNARLSHIYDEEDPAVVWAILVSIFTGQKYGKKVGFCGQGVSNSVILRGLVAIAGITSASVVPDTYYQTVFDIAAVEGENLPASQLGTWLGQQHHKRLADLMERNGYGHILKKYKEPQDIQEWYEGELQRRHEQFREHLDTPKEDFYRAELQGFRSTFHKPVIYATWNWDETVLDALHHSGFADFEAQAKALEISRQLNG is encoded by the coding sequence ATGGCCAAATGTCCCGCCGCCAAACCCGCACAACCCAAACCCAAGACCGCCACATCCGAATCCATCCAGAAAAAGCTGGTGCTGATCGGGGCGGACATCGTACAGCTTGGGCCTGAAGCGGAGCTGCTTGTTGGTGGTAAAAACTATAATACGGCCCTCATCAGCCAGATTGAGGGCATCCAGGCTCCCCATTTTCGCGCCGTTTCGTCTCTGGCCTTCCATCGCGTACTGGATGAGACCAAGGTCAACGGCCGGGTGGTGCGCAATGTTGTGGACCGCGAGTACGGCCGCATCGACTGGAACGATCCGGAAATCAATCAGGATCCGGACTTTCTGCAGAAATTCGTCCGCCAGCTGGGCAAGCAGATCCACCAGGCCGCCGAGGCCGAAGGCGAGCAATCGCACACCAAGCTGCGCACCTTTATCAATAACGTGGTGGAAGGGTTCGCCACCTCGCCCGAAGGCATCGACCAGCTGCGCAAGCGCTCGGTTATGGTGCAGGCCGCCATCCTCTCCGTAACCCTGCCGGCCGAGGTGGACGAGGCCGTGCGCGGCGCGTACCGCGCCATCTGCAAGGAAAATGAGGACGACATGACCCCCGTGGCCGTGCGCTCCTCGGCGGCGGGCGAAGACTCCCGCAAAAAGGCTTTTGCCGGCCTGCAGGACACCTACCTGAATATGGTGGGCGAGGATAAAGTGGTGGAAGCCTATCATTGGGACTGTTCCTCCGCCTACAACCTGCGCTCCATGACCTACCGGCGGGAAGCCATCCTCGACGCCCTGGCCAAGGCCGAAGAAACGGGCGACGAATCCATCGCCGCCGCGGCCAAGGAAGAATGGGCCATTGAACATACCTCCCTTTCCGTCTGCATGATGCAGATGATCAATCCCGTTATCTCCGGCACGGCCTTTTCCGCCGATACGGCCACGGGCTGTCGGGGCACGGACCGCAAAGACCTGGTCAGCATCGACGCCAGCTACGGCCTGGGCGAGGCCGTGGTGGGCGGCAAGGTCACGCCCGACAAGCTCTACGTCTTTCAGCGCGACGACGGCGGCGAAGTGGTCATCCGGCAGATGGGCTGCAAGGACATGCGCATTGTCTACGACGAGCGCGGTGGCACCAGGGAGGAGAAGATCTCCGAGCTGGAAGCCCTGCGCTGGGCCCTTTCCCTGAGCCAGGCAGAGCGCGTGGCCGAGGGCGTGCGCGCCGTGAGCAAGGCTTACGGCGGCATCATCATGGATACGGAATTCTGCATCGACGCCAAGGACCGCCTCTGGTTCGTCCAGGCCCGGCCCGAAACCCGCTGGAACGAGGATCTGGAGCTGCACCCCAGCACCATCTTCATGCGCCGGCGTGAAGTGGACGCCAAGGCCGCGGCCGAGGCCGAAGTGCTGGTGGAAGGCAACGGCGCCTCCCGCGGGGCGGGGCAGGGCACGGTGCGCTTTTTGCGCTCCGCCCTGGAGCTGAACAAAATCGCCAAGGGCGACGTGCTGGCCGCCGAACGCACGGATCCGGACATGGTGCCGGGCATGCGGGTGGCTTCGGCCATCATGGCCGATGTGGGCGGCGATACGAGCCACGCGGCCATCACCTCGCGTGAGCTGGGCATCCCCGCCGTCATCGGCATCCAGCGGCTGGACGTGCTGCGCGCCCTGGACGGGGTGGAAGTGACCGTGGACGGCACGCGCGGCCGGGTGTTCCGCGGCCTTTTGCCCTTGCACCAGGTGGGCGGCGAAATGGACGTGGCCAAGCTGCCTCTCACCAAGACCAAGGTGGGCCTGGTGCTGGCCGACGTGGGCCAGGCCCTTTTTCTCTCGCGTTTGCGCAACTTCCCGCAGTTTGAAGTGGGCCTTCTGCGCGCCGAATTCATGCTGGGCAACATCGGCGTGCATCCGCAGGCTCTGGAAGCCTTTGACAAGGGCGAGCTGGAAGGCGTGGTGCAGACCAAGCTCAAAGAGCTGGAAAACCGCCTTTCCAAAGTACTGCGTGAGCAGATGGCCAACGGCCTTATCGTCTTCAATTTCAACCTGCGCGAATATGTGGGCGAGGTGACCGGGCTGGCCGCCGAGGTGGACGCTCTGGCCGACGCCGACAAAAGCCTCAGCGCCGAAGAAGTGCTTCTGCAGCACCGCAAGATGCGCGAGCTGGACCATAAAATTGACCAGCACATGGAGCTGGCCTCCCGCCGCATTGAGGTGCTCAAAACTTCGCCGGAGCTGGCCGAGCATGTGCGCATCATCATGGGCTATGACGACGAGCTGGCCCTGAGCAACCCTGCGGACCCGGAAGGCGCCAAGCGCGCCGCCGAAATCGAGGCCGCCGTGGAAGCCCATGTGCGCCGCATTGAGAACCTCCCCGCCGTGGTTCGCCTGCGGGACAACATCCAGCACCTGCGGGAAGAAGTGGGCCTGCGCACCGGCCTCAAAAAAGAAATGGACGACGTGCGCAACCTGCCGGAAAAAATCCGCAGCCTCATCAAATCGCGCGGCTTCCGTACGGGCAAGGAGCACTATGTGCAGACCCTGGCCCAAAACCTGGCCCTCTTTGCCATGGCCTTTTACGGCAAGCCCATCACCTACCGCACCACGGACTTCAAGAGCAACGAATACCGCAACCTGCTCGGCGGCAACCTCTTTGAGCATGTGGAAGACAACCCCATGCTGGGCTACCGCGGCGTCTCGCGCAATATCCACGACTGGGAAATCGAGGCCTTCAAGCTGGCGCGCGGCGTCTACGGCGGCAACAACCTGCGGCTCATGCTGCCCTTTGTGCGCACCCTGGAGGAAGCCCGCTCCATGCGCAGCTACCTGGAGCAGGTGCACAAGCTCAAAAGCGGGCAGGACGGGCTCAAGATCATCCTCATGTCTGAGCTGCCTTCCAACGCCATTCTGGCCAAGCAGTTCATTTCGGAGTTTGACGGCTTCTCCATCGGCTCCAACGACATGACCCAGATGGTTCTGGCCACGGACCGCGACAACGCCCGCTTGTCCCACATCTACGACGAGGAAGACCCCGCCGTGGTCTGGGCTATCCTGGTGAGCATCTTCACCGGCCAGAAGTACGGCAAAAAGGTAGGCTTCTGCGGTCAGGGCGTTTCCAACAGCGTCATCCTGCGCGGCCTTGTGGCCATTGCGGGCATCACCTCCGCCTCTGTGGTGCCGGATACCTACTACCAGACCGTGTTCGACATCGCCGCGGTGGAAGGGGAGAACCTTCCCGCTTCCCAACTGGGAACCTGGCTCGGCCAGCAGCACCACAAGCGTCTGGCCGACCTCATGGAGCGCAACGGCTACGGGCACATCCTCAAAAAATACAAGGAACCCCAGGATATTCAGGAATGGTACGAGGGCGAGCTGCAACGCCGCCACGAGCAGTTCCGCGAACACCTGGACACGCCCAAGGAAGACTTCTACCGCGCTGAGCTCCAGGGCTTCCGCTCCACCTTCCACAAGCCGGTCATCTACGCCACCTGGAACTGGGACGAAACTGTGCTGGACGCCCTGCACCATTCCGGCTTTGCCGACTTTGAGGCGCAGGCCAAGGCGCTGGAAATATCGCGACAGTTGAACGGATAA
- a CDS encoding molybdopterin molybdotransferase MoeA: MKPFLTLQSVESVLEHIRSFPVLEEEAVPLDAALGRRLAGSFAAPEALPGFDRATVDGFAVRARDVFGAQEGSPALVECVADCPMGVVPEVVLQEGQAARILTGGMLPQGADCAVMVEYSRPAGGNLVELTRSQAPGDNVILRDDDAAAGDVLLQAGQRLRPQDLGLLAAFGVSGVGVRRRPRVAVLSTGDEVVPSAETPPPGKVRDVNAHSIAALCREAGADALRAGLVRDDAQALQAAVARLAQEYDVVAVSGGSSAGMRDHTVEIFASLPQASLLVHGAAISPGKPFILARSVMAGRVVALVGLPGHTTSALICARVFLAPLLAHLQGGAVPETPAALPAVLVRSVASAQGRRDYLRVRLRALCGAEQERAAVAGLRPRYAAEPIMGASGLISGMAAADGLLVCPENREGYDAGELVMVELFR, encoded by the coding sequence GTGAAGCCTTTTTTGACCTTACAATCCGTTGAATCCGTCCTTGAGCATATCCGGTCCTTTCCTGTTCTAGAGGAAGAGGCCGTCCCGCTGGATGCGGCCCTGGGGCGCCGTCTGGCCGGGTCTTTTGCGGCCCCGGAAGCGCTGCCGGGTTTTGACCGCGCCACCGTGGACGGCTTTGCCGTGCGCGCGCGGGATGTGTTCGGCGCGCAGGAGGGCAGCCCCGCCCTGGTAGAATGCGTGGCGGACTGCCCCATGGGCGTTGTGCCGGAGGTGGTTCTGCAGGAGGGCCAGGCCGCGCGCATCCTGACTGGCGGCATGCTGCCGCAGGGCGCGGACTGCGCGGTGATGGTGGAATATTCCCGCCCGGCCGGAGGCAATCTGGTGGAATTAACCCGCAGCCAGGCCCCGGGCGACAACGTCATCCTGCGCGACGACGACGCCGCGGCCGGCGATGTGCTGCTGCAGGCCGGGCAGCGCCTGCGGCCCCAGGATCTGGGCCTGCTGGCGGCCTTCGGCGTCAGCGGGGTGGGCGTGCGGCGGCGGCCGCGCGTGGCGGTGCTTTCCACCGGGGACGAAGTTGTCCCCAGTGCGGAGACGCCCCCGCCCGGCAAGGTTCGCGACGTCAACGCCCACAGCATTGCAGCCCTCTGCCGCGAGGCCGGAGCCGACGCCCTGCGGGCCGGGCTGGTGCGGGACGACGCCCAGGCCCTGCAGGCGGCCGTGGCACGCCTGGCGCAGGAATACGATGTGGTGGCGGTTTCCGGCGGTTCTTCCGCGGGCATGCGCGACCACACGGTGGAAATTTTCGCCTCCCTGCCGCAGGCAAGCCTGCTGGTGCACGGGGCGGCCATCAGCCCCGGCAAGCCGTTTATTCTGGCCAGATCTGTTATGGCTGGCCGCGTGGTCGCTCTGGTGGGCCTGCCTGGCCACACCACCAGCGCGCTCATCTGCGCCCGCGTTTTTTTGGCCCCCCTGCTGGCCCATCTGCAGGGCGGGGCCGTGCCGGAAACGCCCGCAGCGCTCCCGGCCGTGCTGGTTCGCTCCGTAGCTTCCGCGCAGGGAAGGCGCGACTACCTGCGCGTCAGGCTGCGCGCCCTGTGCGGCGCGGAGCAGGAGCGGGCAGCCGTTGCTGGTCTGCGGCCTCGCTACGCGGCGGAACCCATCATGGGCGCTTCCGGGCTTATTTCCGGCATGGCCGCCGCGGACGGCCTGCTGGTCTGCCCGGAAAACCGGGAGGGTTACGACGCCGGCGAGCTGGTCATGGTGGAGCTTTTTCGCTGA
- a CDS encoding molybdopterin biosynthesis protein, translating into MKRTTYLTLLPPEEARARWFKDLDAAAFTLGEEQAPLTKALRRVLSRPVAALRSSPAFHGAAMDGIAVHAEDTFSASARKPLRLKIGAEAHWINTGRPLPQGCNAVVMMEHVHLECVQGPHAEEQWAVIEKAAFPWQHVRKMGEDMVATEIILPPGTSLGPYDLGALAAGGVLDVPVFRRPWVSIIPSGSEIVPLAEAREEDLRAGRALPEFNSLIFSAMIAEAGGEAAVLPVVPDEPAAIRDAVAAALETADLVILNAGSSAGSHDFTAHVLEGMGTVTAHGVAVMPGKPTVLAVAGGKPVIGVPGYPVSAGIAMEEFVLPLLALWQRRCPPEREKIRAVPCNPLPSRPGMEERLRVKLGCVGDTVVAVPLARGAGAVTSLSRADGIVRIPRDSEGCNAGEPVEVELLRPHAALAGALLAIGSHDNTLDLLDSLLRKAHPQFRLTSAHVGSLGGLMALKRGQCHLAGSHLLDPASGVYNRKAIEDNLDEPVVLLRLVDREQGLLTAPGNPLGIAGIEDLARPGVRFVNRQRGSGTRVLLDYRLERLGLAPGRISGYCDEEYTHMNVAAAVLSGRADAGLAVRAAANALGLPFIPVGVEEYDLVIPRRFFAGDAVQALLEVIRGAAFRQAVERMGGYGTEKTGQIVWEYAGKRAGLS; encoded by the coding sequence TTGAAGCGCACAACATATCTGACCCTTCTGCCGCCGGAAGAGGCCCGCGCCCGCTGGTTCAAAGACCTTGACGCCGCAGCCTTCACCCTGGGCGAAGAGCAGGCGCCCCTGACCAAGGCGCTGCGGCGCGTGCTCAGCCGCCCCGTGGCGGCCCTGCGGTCTTCCCCGGCTTTTCACGGGGCGGCTATGGACGGCATTGCCGTCCATGCCGAAGACACCTTCAGCGCTTCAGCCCGCAAGCCCCTGCGGCTCAAAATCGGCGCGGAAGCCCACTGGATCAATACGGGCCGCCCCCTGCCCCAGGGCTGCAACGCCGTGGTCATGATGGAGCACGTCCACCTTGAATGCGTTCAGGGGCCGCACGCGGAAGAGCAGTGGGCCGTCATCGAAAAAGCGGCCTTTCCCTGGCAGCATGTGCGCAAGATGGGCGAGGACATGGTGGCTACAGAAATCATCCTGCCGCCGGGCACCTCTCTTGGCCCTTACGACCTTGGGGCTCTGGCCGCGGGCGGGGTTCTGGATGTGCCCGTTTTTCGGCGGCCGTGGGTTTCCATTATTCCCAGCGGTTCGGAGATCGTGCCCCTGGCGGAGGCCCGCGAAGAGGACCTGCGCGCGGGACGGGCGCTGCCGGAATTCAACTCGTTGATTTTTTCCGCCATGATAGCCGAAGCCGGGGGCGAAGCTGCCGTTCTGCCTGTGGTTCCGGATGAGCCCGCCGCCATCCGGGACGCCGTGGCCGCGGCCCTGGAAACGGCGGATCTGGTCATCCTCAATGCCGGTTCTTCGGCGGGCAGCCACGATTTTACGGCGCATGTGCTGGAGGGCATGGGCACGGTGACGGCCCATGGCGTTGCCGTCATGCCGGGCAAGCCCACGGTGCTGGCCGTGGCGGGCGGTAAACCCGTGATCGGCGTGCCGGGGTATCCGGTTTCCGCGGGCATTGCTATGGAAGAGTTTGTGCTGCCCCTGCTCGCCCTGTGGCAGCGGCGTTGCCCTCCTGAGCGGGAAAAGATCCGCGCCGTGCCCTGCAACCCCCTGCCTTCCCGGCCTGGCATGGAAGAGCGGCTGCGGGTCAAGCTGGGCTGCGTGGGGGATACGGTGGTGGCCGTGCCCCTGGCGCGCGGCGCGGGCGCTGTTACCAGCCTCAGCCGTGCGGACGGCATTGTCCGCATCCCCCGCGACAGCGAAGGCTGCAACGCCGGGGAGCCCGTGGAGGTGGAGCTGCTGCGGCCGCACGCTGCCCTGGCCGGGGCGCTGCTGGCCATAGGCAGCCACGACAACACGCTGGACCTGCTGGACAGCCTGCTGCGCAAAGCGCACCCGCAGTTCCGGCTGACGTCCGCCCATGTGGGTTCGCTGGGCGGCCTCATGGCCCTGAAGCGCGGCCAGTGCCACCTGGCGGGCAGCCACCTGCTGGACCCGGCCAGCGGCGTGTACAACCGCAAAGCTATTGAAGACAACCTGGACGAACCGGTAGTGCTGCTGCGGCTTGTGGACAGGGAGCAGGGCCTTCTCACCGCGCCCGGCAACCCGCTGGGCATTGCGGGTATAGAAGATCTGGCCCGTCCGGGGGTGCGCTTCGTTAACCGGCAGCGCGGCAGCGGCACCCGCGTGCTGCTCGACTACCGACTGGAGCGCCTGGGCCTGGCGCCGGGCAGAATTTCCGGATACTGCGACGAGGAGTATACCCACATGAATGTGGCCGCGGCCGTGCTTTCGGGCCGGGCGGACGCCGGTCTGGCCGTGCGGGCCGCCGCCAACGCCCTGGGCCTGCCCTTTATCCCGGTGGGGGTGGAAGAATACGATCTGGTCATTCCCCGCCGTTTTTTTGCGGGGGACGCAGTGCAGGCCCTGCTGGAGGTCATTCGCGGCGCGGCCTTCCGGCAGGCAGTGGAGCGCATGGGCGGCTACGGTACGGAAAAGACCGGGCAGATTGTTTGGGAGTATGCGGGAAAGCGGGCCGGGCTAAGCTGA
- a CDS encoding HesA/MoeB/ThiF family protein, with amino-acid sequence MTLPELRAFFGPHIRAACPVAEGPRGAAAPAGAAETLFVSLDGIRLWAAHNALPLRAAMVSLLGANVWPERFRRNFGLFSAAQMARLLHSRVLVLGCGGLGGHVAELLARTGLGGLRLVDDDVFEESNLNRQRFCGERALGLSKALTAREALRDMASHMDVEALQLRADATSLPGLVAGMDLALDCLDDIAAKTALEKAALAAGVPFIHGSVLRDEGFCYANAGPEARLAQLYPEGQSPRQREQARREGVSALAPAAVACLMVRLALRALLEHSADSPLFHLDLSVPELEPFAWPDSA; translated from the coding sequence ATGACCCTTCCGGAGCTGCGGGCCTTTTTCGGCCCCCACATCCGCGCGGCCTGCCCGGTGGCGGAAGGCCCGCGCGGCGCAGCGGCCCCCGCAGGCGCAGCGGAAACACTTTTCGTCAGTCTTGACGGTATCCGCCTGTGGGCCGCGCACAACGCCCTGCCCCTCCGCGCGGCCATGGTCAGCCTGCTGGGCGCAAACGTCTGGCCGGAACGCTTCCGCCGCAATTTCGGGCTGTTTTCCGCCGCCCAGATGGCGCGCCTGCTGCACAGCCGGGTTCTGGTGCTGGGCTGCGGCGGCCTGGGCGGGCATGTGGCGGAGCTGCTGGCCCGCACCGGCCTGGGCGGCCTGCGCCTGGTGGACGACGACGTGTTTGAGGAAAGCAACCTCAACCGCCAGCGCTTCTGCGGCGAACGCGCGTTGGGGCTTTCCAAGGCGCTGACGGCGCGCGAGGCCCTGCGGGACATGGCGTCCCACATGGATGTGGAGGCCCTGCAGCTGCGGGCCGACGCCACAAGCCTGCCCGGCCTGGTGGCGGGCATGGATCTGGCCCTGGACTGCCTGGACGACATCGCCGCCAAGACGGCCCTGGAAAAAGCCGCTCTGGCCGCGGGCGTGCCGTTTATCCACGGTTCCGTGCTGCGGGACGAAGGCTTCTGCTACGCCAACGCCGGGCCGGAAGCCCGCCTTGCGCAGCTCTATCCTGAAGGGCAAAGCCCCCGTCAACGCGAGCAGGCCCGGCGCGAAGGGGTAAGCGCTCTGGCCCCGGCCGCCGTGGCCTGTCTCATGGTCCGGCTAGCGCTGCGGGCCCTGCTGGAACACAGCGCGGATTCTCCCCTCTTTCATCTGGACCTGAGCGTGCCTGAGCTGGAGCCCTTTGCCTGGCCCGATTCAGCTTAG
- a CDS encoding MoaD/ThiS family protein, whose protein sequence is MHLTVKLSTTLRDYVPDYAPETGLHVSMPEGSTVAQLAQHLGLPLQDIKIVMVNGRQHKVDDPMRDGDRVAYFPAVGGG, encoded by the coding sequence ATGCACTTAACCGTAAAGCTGAGCACAACCCTGCGCGATTATGTGCCGGACTATGCGCCGGAAACCGGGCTGCATGTCAGCATGCCGGAAGGCAGCACCGTAGCGCAGCTGGCGCAGCATCTGGGCCTGCCGCTGCAAGACATCAAAATCGTCATGGTCAACGGGCGTCAGCACAAGGTGGACGATCCCATGCGCGACGGTGACCGTGTTGCCTATTTCCCGGCTGTCGGGGGAGGCTAG
- a CDS encoding aldehyde ferredoxin oxidoreductase C-terminal domain-containing protein, whose translation MFRFLRVNMATKTCAFEEIPQEYAGLGGRALTSTIVAREVPPTCTPIGPHNKLVFAPGLLGATNSPNTNRLSVGCKSPLTEGIKESNAGGQPGGHLARLGILAVIVENMAEEGSWWQLEVGKDRARLIPAEVAGLNNFAAVEKLVEKHGKECSYITIGRAGEFRLTAASIACTDRELRPMRHAGRGGVGAVMGSKGLKAIIVNPEGGKSQPLADAKAFREASKRFAKALAEHPITSKGLAEYGTAVLVNILHEAGGLPTANFTVGQFDKHEAVSGEYMNKITKERGGEGVVAHGCMSGCMIRCSGILPDKKGKFQSKWPEYETLWCFGPHSGIADLDAISRYDYMCDDIGLDTIDVGVAVGVAMAGGGIPYGDAKAVLDAMNGISEGTPLGRVIGCGAATTGRVFGVRRVPVVKGQSLPAYDPRAVKGQGVTYATTPMGADHTAGYAVTSNILNSGGTVDPLKKEGQIELSRNLQVATASVDSVGLCLFTAFAILDVPDALPAVVDMLNAKFDWRLTGEDVVTLGQRVLSTEIDFNRRAGITQAADILPEFFMDEKLPPHNTTFDITHEELKTVFNWIKPFQS comes from the coding sequence ATGTTCCGTTTTCTGCGCGTCAATATGGCGACCAAGACCTGTGCTTTTGAAGAAATTCCCCAGGAATATGCCGGCCTTGGCGGCCGCGCGCTGACATCCACCATTGTCGCGCGCGAGGTACCGCCCACCTGCACCCCCATTGGCCCGCACAACAAGCTGGTCTTTGCGCCCGGCCTGCTGGGCGCTACCAACAGCCCTAACACCAACCGCCTTTCCGTCGGCTGTAAAAGCCCCCTTACCGAGGGCATCAAGGAATCCAACGCCGGCGGGCAGCCCGGCGGCCATCTGGCGCGCCTGGGCATTCTGGCCGTTATTGTGGAAAACATGGCCGAGGAAGGCTCCTGGTGGCAGCTGGAGGTGGGCAAGGACCGCGCCAGGCTCATTCCGGCCGAGGTTGCCGGCCTGAACAACTTTGCCGCTGTGGAAAAGCTGGTGGAAAAGCACGGCAAGGAATGCAGCTACATCACCATCGGCCGCGCGGGCGAATTCAGGCTGACGGCGGCCTCCATCGCCTGCACCGACCGGGAGCTGCGCCCCATGCGCCATGCAGGACGCGGCGGCGTGGGCGCGGTTATGGGCTCCAAGGGCCTCAAGGCCATCATCGTGAACCCAGAGGGCGGCAAAAGCCAGCCCCTTGCCGACGCCAAAGCTTTTCGCGAGGCCTCCAAACGCTTTGCCAAAGCCCTGGCGGAGCACCCCATTACCAGCAAAGGTCTGGCGGAATACGGCACCGCCGTGCTGGTCAATATCCTGCACGAGGCCGGGGGCCTGCCCACGGCCAACTTTACGGTGGGGCAGTTTGACAAGCACGAGGCCGTTTCCGGCGAATATATGAACAAAATTACCAAAGAGCGCGGCGGCGAAGGCGTGGTGGCCCACGGCTGCATGAGCGGCTGCATGATCCGCTGCAGCGGCATTCTGCCGGACAAAAAAGGAAAATTCCAAAGCAAATGGCCGGAATACGAAACTCTGTGGTGCTTCGGCCCCCATTCCGGCATTGCCGATCTGGACGCCATTTCCCGCTATGACTACATGTGCGACGACATCGGCCTGGACACCATTGACGTGGGCGTGGCCGTGGGCGTGGCCATGGCCGGGGGGGGCATCCCCTACGGCGACGCCAAGGCCGTGCTGGATGCCATGAACGGCATCAGCGAGGGCACCCCATTGGGCCGCGTTATCGGCTGCGGCGCGGCCACTACCGGGCGCGTCTTCGGCGTACGGCGCGTGCCCGTGGTTAAGGGGCAGAGCCTGCCCGCCTATGACCCGCGCGCGGTCAAGGGCCAGGGCGTCACCTACGCCACCACGCCCATGGGCGCGGACCACACGGCGGGTTATGCGGTCACTTCCAATATCCTCAACAGCGGCGGCACGGTCGATCCCCTCAAAAAGGAAGGGCAGATTGAGCTTTCACGCAATCTGCAGGTGGCCACCGCCTCCGTGGATTCCGTGGGCCTCTGCCTGTTCACGGCTTTTGCCATTCTGGACGTGCCGGACGCCCTGCCCGCCGTGGTGGACATGCTTAACGCCAAGTTCGACTGGCGGCTCACCGGGGAGGATGTGGTCACCCTGGGTCAGCGCGTGCTCTCCACAGAAATCGACTTCAACCGCCGCGCGGGCATCACCCAGGCGGCGGACATCCTGCCCGAATTCTTTATGGACGAGAAGCTGCCCCCGCACAACACCACCTTTGACATCACCCACGAAGAGCTCAAAACGGTGTTTAACTGGATTAAGCCATTTCAAAGTTGA
- a CDS encoding ATP-binding cassette domain-containing protein — translation MTAAIYEGRDLVQRYEGREALRLPRLAIPQGAVTALTGPNGCGKSTLLRLLAFLERPVAGTLRYHGGAAGRKEVTLLLQEPYLLRMSVLSNVLLGLRLRRQTGNLRQIYAQCMRAAGFADPWALAGRGPHELSGGERQRVALAARLALRPKVLLLDEPTSNVDAASARAMAAAVASCAAQGVTVVCATHDAALLRALEAREIRLGTAWDETD, via the coding sequence ATGACAGCCGCAATCTATGAAGGACGCGACCTTGTGCAGCGCTATGAAGGCCGCGAGGCGCTGCGTCTGCCGCGGCTGGCCATTCCGCAGGGCGCGGTGACGGCCCTCACCGGCCCCAACGGTTGCGGCAAATCCACGCTCCTGCGCCTGCTGGCCTTTCTGGAGCGCCCCGTGGCCGGAACCCTGCGCTACCACGGCGGCGCGGCCGGGCGAAAGGAAGTCACTCTTCTGCTGCAGGAACCGTATCTGCTGCGAATGAGCGTTCTCTCCAACGTACTGCTGGGCCTGCGGCTGCGCCGCCAGACAGGGAACCTGCGGCAGATCTACGCGCAGTGCATGCGGGCGGCAGGCTTTGCAGACCCCTGGGCCCTTGCCGGGCGCGGCCCGCACGAGCTTTCCGGCGGCGAACGCCAGCGCGTGGCCCTGGCCGCCCGCCTGGCCCTGCGGCCCAAGGTGCTGCTACTGGACGAGCCCACATCCAATGTGGACGCGGCCAGCGCGCGGGCCATGGCGGCGGCCGTGGCAAGCTGTGCGGCCCAGGGCGTCACGGTGGTCTGCGCCACCCACGACGCGGCCCTGCTGCGTGCCCTGGAGGCGCGGGAAATACGCCTTGGGACCGCCTGGGACGAGACTGACTGA